In Nitrospiraceae bacterium, the genomic stretch TGCTACGTCAATGTCTTGCGCGACGCAATGGCCGTCGACTCGCTCGAACCCTGCGGGATCTATGTCGGTACCACCGGCGGACAGGTGTATGCCTCGGCCGATTCGGGAGACAGCTGGATGCCCATCGTCCGCGATCTTCCACCCGTATTATCAGTCGAAGTCCAGGCGTTACCGTGAGCACGATTCGGATTGTCCTTCCGGCTCATTTGCGAACACTGGCACGTATCGACGGCGAGGTGAACCTGGAGATGGAGGGTCCTGTCACCCCACACGCCATCCTCAACGCGCTCGAAACACGTTACCCGATGTTGCGGGGGACAATTCGTGACCAGGTGACACAACAGCGACGACCGTTCATCAGGTTCTTTGCCTGCGGGCAGGACCTCTCCCATGAACCAGCAGACGCCCTGTTACCCGACGCGATCACAACTGGAGAAGAACCGTTCCTCATCGTGGGAGCGATGGCGGGTGGCTAAACCGGCAAGAGTATTCCTTTTTCCGGCCAGAGAATTCCGTTTTGGAGGGGATTTTCCATCCGGTTTACTTGGCGTCGTGGAATATAATCCCGACCGTGTAGCGCTGCCCTGAGCGAACGCGGCTGACCCCATGCCGGAGGTTCACACGATACCAGCCTCTTCCCCCTCGCACAGGGCGATGATGAACTGCGAAAATGACGCCATCGCCTTGTCGCATCGGGACCACAATCGGCCGGGATTGCATACGTGGCCGCTGCTCGGTCATGACAAATTCACCACCCGTGAAATCTTTGTAAGAGTCAGATAAAAGAATGGCAAGTTGGAGCGGAAACACGTGTTCGCCGTAGAGGTCCTGATACAGGCAGTTGTAATCGTCAGTTTCATATTTGAGCATTAATGGGGTTGGCTTATCCTGCCCGGCGTGATGACAGCGGGCCAAAAAATCTTCATGCTTCTTTGGAAAGTGCATCTCAATACCCATAGCCGCATTCCACCGGTTCGCAACCGGCACAAGATAGGGGTATATCGCATGTCGAAGTTGTTCGATGAGATCAGGGAGGGGATATCGAAAATATTGATATTCCCCACGGCCAAAGTTATGGCGACTCATCACGATGCGGCTACGAAATATCTCAGGACGGAAATACAACATGGCCAATGTCTCACATTCTTTCGAAGTGAGGAGCCCCCCGGTCACGGCACTTCCTTCAGCGTCTAGATCGCCTGAGACCTGTCCCCAATCAATCGCGTGGGCCCGTTCCAGTATAGTCGCAGGCAACGCGACGGAAGGTGTTGACTGCCCGCTCTCATTCATGTGTGTGACTCACGTTCAAGCAACGCTCGTTTTCGTTCGATGCCCCAACGATAGCCCGACAGTTCCCCATTCGTGCGCACCACACGATGACAAGGAATCGCCACAGCTATTGCATTGGTGCCGCAGGCCCTGCCGATGGCCCGAACCGCTTTCGGTGCATCAACGCTCGCCGCGATGTCAGCATAGCTTACCGTCATGCCGGCGGGAATGTTTTGTAAGGCTTTCCAGACCCGCTGTTGAAACGCCGTACCTTGCACGTCCAACGGCAGATCCAACCCCCGCCCCGGCGCTTCGACAAAACCGATCACTGTGGCAACCAGGTGTTCGAAGTCACCATCACCCCCGATGAGATGAGCCTGAGAGAATTGCTTCTGCAAATCGCGCGTCAGTTGCTCCGGGTTATCCCCAAGAAGGATCGCACACACGCCTCGCTCACTCATGGCAACGAGGATTGACCCGAGAAAACATTCCCCCACGGCAAATCGGATGTCTATCCCGGAACCACCGGCACGATATGAGGAAGGTGTCATACCCAAAGCAGCATCGGAAATTTCATAAAACCTTCCGTTGGAATTGAACCCGGCTTCGTAAATAGCCTCCGTCACGGTGCCTGTATGATTGAGGTGCGACCTCACCCGTTTTGCCAGATGTGCCGCCGTGTAGCCTTTGGGAGTCAATCCCGTGACCGCTTTGAACACCCGATGAAAGTGATACCGGCTTATTCCGGCATGATGTGATAACTCTTTGAGGCCTGGCGCATGGTCCGAGTCCTCGATGAACCGGCAAGCTGCTGCGACTTTCTCCGCATATCGTTCCTGCAATCTGGGCTGGTTTGGCGTGCACCGCTTGCAGGGACGAAAGCCAGCCTTCTCGGCATCATCGCATGAAGCATGGAACCGGACATGTTCAGGCCGGGGCAAGCGGGATGCGCAGGACGGGCGGCAGTATACTCCGGTGGTGTTGACGGAATAATAAAATGTACCGTCAGCTGTTGAATCACGGGAAACCACGGTTGTCCAACGGGGATCATGGTGCGTTGCAACGGAACATTTCCCCCGGCTCGCTGTGTTTCTCATAACTACTACCTGTTACAGACGGCGAAAATTGAAAGGATAATTTACCAAGAAATCTCCCATCCTGACATTCCACATTTCCGAATATCGATATTCTTATACAAAAGTCGGGGGCCGAGCACACTCCGTTTCTTGCTTTTCAATTCGCATTTCCCTGTCGGTCCCAGGGTTCTTACCAGTTCACGTGTGGAAAGGTACAAGATTATTCTTCGAGCAGGGAATCGAAGTTTCTATTTTTTCAGTGAGTAACCATCGGTCATTGACCGGAAAGGAACCAGGGAATGGACATTTTTCAAATTTTAAAAAAAGATCACCAAACGGTAAAGGACTTATTTAAAAAATTGGAAACCACCGGGCCACGTGCAATGAAAAGCCGGGAGAAATTATTCTCTCAGTTAAAAGATGACCTTGAAGCTCACTCCCATGGGGAGGAGGCCGTCTTCTATCCTGCCCTCAGAGAAAATGCAGAGATGGTAGACCTGATTAATGAAGCCACGGAAGAGCATGCCGAAGTCGAAAACCTTCTGGAAGACCTTGAGGCGATGGGCGCAGAATCCGAGGAATGGAGTTCAAAACTTGCCGAGCTCAAAAAAGTGTCCTGCACCATGTGAAGGAAGAAGAAGGCGAAATTTTCAAAAAGGCCAAGGAGATCCTGGAGAAGGAAGAAATTCAAAAAATGGGAAAAGAATTTCAGGAGGCAAAAAAGCAGGCCACGGCAGGCTAACATTTACCATGTTCAAATGCCCAGGGATGGGCCTCCAGGTCGAGAGGCTGATCTTGCATCAAGCAGATCAGCTTCTCGATCGGAGAATGGATTTCATTGAGGTTTCCTTCATTCTCTACTGATTTACCTGTGACCACTTGCGGGCCCAACCTAGCGCAAGAAGACACCCGACGCCCGCCACCGCCAACCACCCCCGGTTCATGGAAGCCCATAGTTGAAAACTGGATGACCGGGCCTGGTCATCAAAAGTACCATGTGCCCCTCTGTCCTGCGGGACAGGCCTGAATAAATTATCAGCGCGATCAGGATTGACGGGGATATTTGTCTGTTGGCCTGTATAGGCTACTTCGGCGAGATAATGGTCCAATAACCCCGGAATAAATTTTTCCCCGATGATGGTTTTAACTGTCGGCATTCCAACCCACAACTCTCGACGATCGTGATCAGCCGACCAGACGATAGCCCGTGCCATCACCTCCGGCTGATAGATGGGCGGGACCGGCTGTGGCTCATAGGGAAGGCGGTTTTTAATCCATCCAAATTGAGTCGTATTGACTCCCGGCAAATGCACCATGGAAAGGCGGACCCGGCTTCCCTCGTGAATCAGCTCCGATCGGAGCGACTCCGTGAATCCTTTGATAGCATGTTTGGCACCACAGTAGGCCGATTGAAGTGGAATCGCACGATACGCCAACGCGCTGCCGACTTGAATAATGACACCCCGATCCCGGGGAAGCATCCGACGGAGTGCTGAAAGGGTTCCATAGACATATCCGAGATAAGTGACGTTAGTCACACGCTGGAATTCCGCAGCCGTCATATCTTTTACGGGCGACAGTACGGAAACCATGGCATTATTGATCCAAATATCGATCGGGCCAAAGGTCTCCTCAACCTGGACAGCGGCTTTTTCAACCTGATCGGGATCGGCAACATCTGTCGGAATCACGACAGCTTTCCCTCCAAGCTTTTCAACCTCCCGGCGGGCTCCTTCCAAACCCTCCTGGCCACGGGCCAGCAAACCGAGAGATGCCCCCCGTCGAGCATAAGCCCGTACGGTGGCTCGACCGATACCTGCAGAAGCTCCTGTGATGACTACTACCTCTGGTTGTCGATTGCTTTTCATCTCTTTTCCTCTTGTGTTTCAGGGGCTACGGAATGGAGGAACGGGGGCGGTATAGGAAGTTCTCCCGCCAGGGTGAGAAGGGAAATATCCTTCGAAAATCAAAGCTCTCACTTCAGTAAATCCTTTTCCTGATTCTCTGCTCGATCATGCGAAATTTGCTCAACAATATGATTATCTTTAGTGACATCAGCCTGAGAACTTACTAGCACAGCGGGTGCCGGAGCATCCCTTTTATGATCGGTCTGTTCAACAACAGCCTGTGCATCGACAGGGGGAGTCCCTTGCATCTTCAACCGATAGATGGGTTCGGGCATTTCATAATTGGCCAGGTCAAAAGCCTCTTTCACCGCTCGAATGGCTTCACTTCTGACCTTTCCGAAATCATATTGATCCTGGGTCGTCCAGGCGAACATTTTTAGAACCACGTTCGAATCGCCTAGTTTTTCTACCGAGCACCGTACCGGGGGATCAGCAATCACCCCTGGGGTGTGTTCCAAGGTGGTGAGAGCCAGTTTCAAGGCAGATTGGATGTCGACAGCGGTATCAATACCGACCTCAAAGGAGAAACGACGTTTTGGATTTCGGGAATAGTTGAGAATAATACCCTTGTAGACGGTCGCATTCGGAATGCGAACATGATTTCCGTCTAAGGTCATGAGAATGGTCTCCCGGGACGTTAACTTCATCACCAACCCTTCGTAATTCTCCAGAACAATTTGGTCCAGTGGCCGAAACGGTTGTCTGATACTCAGCAGAATACTGGCAATGTAGTTTTCCACCGTGTCCCGGAGGGCAAAACCTATGGCCAGGCCCATGACCCCGGCTACACCCACGAGAGTTCCCAAAAGAGCCGTGGCGTCAAGGATTTCGAGCATGACGACAAAGCCAATAAAGAT encodes the following:
- a CDS encoding mechanosensitive ion channel, with product MHFRFYSIIIVFLILGAWSVRFEPVWSQEPVGKLEAPTDSRATNIPQEIAVGADKVEDRLIKQRLADVFKNLPALAGVVINVNAGVVRLTGQTYTKEAHEQALELAGRVDGVVSVTDEITQKREVRERLTVVQEKMVDQLNNFISYLPLLIIGLTVFLVFWFLASFMTKWDNLYEKITPHAFLQSLAKQIVKGTVIFIGFVVMLEILDATALLGTLVGVAGVMGLAIGFALRDTVENYIASILLSIRQPFRPLDQIVLENYEGLVMKLTSRETILMTLDGNHVRIPNATVYKGIILNYSRNPKRRFSFEVGIDTAVDIQSALKLALTTLEHTPGVIADPPVRCSVEKLGDSNVVLKMFAWTTQDQYDFGKVRSEAIRAVKEAFDLANYEMPEPIYRLKMQGTPPVDAQAVVEQTDHKRDAPAPAVLVSSQADVTKDNHIVEQISHDRAENQEKDLLK
- the ada gene encoding bifunctional DNA-binding transcriptional regulator/O6-methylguanine-DNA methyltransferase Ada, giving the protein MRNTASRGKCSVATHHDPRWTTVVSRDSTADGTFYYSVNTTGVYCRPSCASRLPRPEHVRFHASCDDAEKAGFRPCKRCTPNQPRLQERYAEKVAAACRFIEDSDHAPGLKELSHHAGISRYHFHRVFKAVTGLTPKGYTAAHLAKRVRSHLNHTGTVTEAIYEAGFNSNGRFYEISDAALGMTPSSYRAGGSGIDIRFAVGECFLGSILVAMSERGVCAILLGDNPEQLTRDLQKQFSQAHLIGGDGDFEHLVATVIGFVEAPGRGLDLPLDVQGTAFQQRVWKALQNIPAGMTVSYADIAASVDAPKAVRAIGRACGTNAIAVAIPCHRVVRTNGELSGYRWGIERKRALLERESHT
- a CDS encoding hemerythrin domain-containing protein; this encodes MDIFQILKKDHQTVKDLFKKLETTGPRAMKSREKLFSQLKDDLEAHSHGEEAVFYPALRENAEMVDLINEATEEHAEVENLLEDLEAMGAESEEWSSKLAELKKVSCTM
- a CDS encoding MoaD/ThiS family protein, whose product is MRIVLPAHLRTLARIDGEVNLEMEGPVTPHAILNALETRYPMLRGTIRDQVTQQRRPFIRFFACGQDLSHEPADALLPDAITTGEEPFLIVGAMAGG
- a CDS encoding 2OG-Fe(II) oxygenase, whose protein sequence is MNESGQSTPSVALPATILERAHAIDWGQVSGDLDAEGSAVTGGLLTSKECETLAMLYFRPEIFRSRIVMSRHNFGRGEYQYFRYPLPDLIEQLRHAIYPYLVPVANRWNAAMGIEMHFPKKHEDFLARCHHAGQDKPTPLMLKYETDDYNCLYQDLYGEHVFPLQLAILLSDSYKDFTGGEFVMTEQRPRMQSRPIVVPMRQGDGVIFAVHHRPVRGGRGWYRVNLRHGVSRVRSGQRYTVGIIFHDAK
- a CDS encoding SDR family oxidoreductase: MKSNRQPEVVVITGASAGIGRATVRAYARRGASLGLLARGQEGLEGARREVEKLGGKAVVIPTDVADPDQVEKAAVQVEETFGPIDIWINNAMVSVLSPVKDMTAAEFQRVTNVTYLGYVYGTLSALRRMLPRDRGVIIQVGSALAYRAIPLQSAYCGAKHAIKGFTESLRSELIHEGSRVRLSMVHLPGVNTTQFGWIKNRLPYEPQPVPPIYQPEVMARAIVWSADHDRRELWVGMPTVKTIIGEKFIPGLLDHYLAEVAYTGQQTNIPVNPDRADNLFRPVPQDRGAHGTFDDQARSSSFQLWASMNRGWLAVAGVGCLLALGWARKWSQVNQ